In one window of Myxococcales bacterium DNA:
- a CDS encoding iron-containing alcohol dehydrogenase: MIELPPRWTLPELRERAGAGAVVWAGARGAAFAAKALPFPVVPMDAPLNADVDTIVAIGGGAFLDAAKLRAWRMESRRRVVAVPTLWGSGAEASPIAIERAAGARQVVVDDGLVPRAVVYVAEFLQSVDAQRALSACADAWVHAVEGFASPLANDDARGDTAELMARMLRLPLGVDVEWFECSATACVAQAHASVGLVHGMAHALEDALLLAGRTEWHHARLVRAFFAPVLFLNRRSPSWAARFAHHGVDLGAVESVAQKLFVKDDYAALVPEVAAAWGRILRDPATRTNAVLLRAGDLAHFEQWGSS; this comes from the coding sequence ATGATTGAGCTCCCGCCGCGGTGGACGCTCCCGGAGCTGCGCGAGCGCGCCGGAGCCGGTGCCGTTGTTTGGGCCGGCGCGCGCGGCGCGGCCTTTGCGGCCAAGGCGCTCCCCTTCCCCGTCGTGCCGATGGATGCGCCGCTCAACGCCGACGTCGACACCATTGTCGCCATCGGCGGCGGCGCGTTCCTCGACGCCGCGAAGCTCCGCGCGTGGCGCATGGAAAGCCGACGACGCGTCGTCGCGGTGCCAACGCTCTGGGGCAGCGGCGCGGAAGCCTCGCCGATCGCCATCGAGCGCGCCGCCGGAGCCCGACAGGTCGTCGTGGACGACGGCCTCGTGCCTCGCGCCGTCGTCTACGTGGCCGAGTTTCTCCAGAGCGTCGACGCTCAAAGAGCGCTCTCTGCCTGCGCAGACGCGTGGGTGCACGCCGTGGAAGGGTTCGCATCGCCGCTCGCGAACGACGACGCTCGAGGCGACACCGCGGAGCTCATGGCGCGCATGCTCCGCTTGCCGCTCGGCGTCGATGTCGAGTGGTTCGAATGTTCCGCCACGGCGTGCGTGGCCCAAGCGCACGCGAGCGTGGGCCTCGTTCACGGCATGGCGCATGCTCTCGAGGACGCGCTCCTCCTCGCGGGGCGCACCGAATGGCATCACGCCCGGCTCGTGCGCGCGTTCTTCGCGCCCGTGCTCTTCCTCAACCGACGTAGCCCGTCATGGGCCGCGCGCTTCGCACACCACGGCGTGGACCTCGGAGCCGTCGAGTCGGTCGCCCAGAAGCTCTTCGTCAAAGACGACTACGCGGCGCTCGTCCCCGAGGTTGCCGCCGCGTGGGGACGCATCTTGCGCGACCCCGCGACGCGCACCAACGCAGTCCTGCTCCGGGCCGGCGACCTCGCGCATTTCGAGCAGTGGGGTTCGTCGTGA
- a CDS encoding methyl-accepting chemotaxis protein produces the protein MSNVISLPSQPPPPTSAALRAVVRDISAVCRRAAAGDLEARVIGLPEDQDLLELSHAVNGLLDVSDAFVREATASLEHVAEDKFYRRIIEGGMRGAYRHAAKVMTEATERMGRRSEELAALKARNLMLAKSFEDKVKHVAESVAAAATEMRASVGTLTETASVGERAARSSATAAAEASTNVQTVASAAEELSASFRGVAQQVVSATEKTTAAVGRAAEACRSISFLAEAARGIGEVTKLIQDVANQTKLLALNATIEAAHAGEAGKGFGVVASEVKSLALETARATETIEAKIAEIRRGTDDSVRTMETMTGAIRDIDTLVATIATSVSEQSAATKEIAQSVEFAARGTSTVTRDVDHICQAAAQTGEAAHELESAALDLSRQSESLQNSVDEFLRSFREG, from the coding sequence ATGTCGAACGTGATTTCTCTCCCCTCCCAGCCGCCGCCGCCCACGAGCGCGGCGCTTCGCGCCGTGGTGCGCGACATCTCCGCCGTGTGCCGCCGCGCGGCGGCGGGCGACCTCGAGGCGCGCGTCATCGGTCTGCCCGAGGACCAGGATCTTCTCGAACTCTCGCATGCGGTCAACGGCTTGCTCGACGTGTCCGACGCCTTCGTTCGTGAGGCGACGGCCTCGTTGGAGCACGTCGCCGAGGACAAGTTCTATCGACGCATCATCGAAGGTGGCATGCGCGGAGCCTACCGGCACGCGGCGAAGGTCATGACCGAGGCGACGGAGCGCATGGGGCGCCGCAGCGAAGAGCTCGCAGCGCTCAAAGCGCGCAACCTCATGCTCGCGAAGAGCTTCGAGGATAAGGTGAAACATGTCGCCGAATCGGTCGCCGCGGCGGCCACCGAGATGCGCGCCTCCGTGGGCACCCTCACGGAGACCGCGTCGGTGGGAGAGAGGGCTGCGCGCTCGAGCGCCACGGCAGCGGCAGAGGCGAGCACGAACGTGCAGACCGTGGCCTCCGCCGCCGAAGAGCTGAGCGCGTCGTTTCGCGGCGTGGCGCAGCAAGTGGTCTCGGCCACCGAGAAGACGACCGCCGCCGTGGGACGCGCCGCCGAGGCGTGTCGCAGCATCTCGTTTCTCGCGGAGGCCGCTCGCGGCATCGGGGAAGTGACGAAGCTCATTCAAGACGTAGCGAACCAGACGAAGCTCCTCGCGCTCAACGCCACCATCGAGGCGGCGCACGCCGGTGAAGCAGGCAAGGGGTTCGGCGTCGTGGCGTCGGAGGTGAAGAGCCTAGCCCTCGAGACGGCGCGGGCCACCGAAACGATCGAGGCGAAGATCGCCGAGATTCGCCGTGGCACGGACGACAGCGTTCGCACCATGGAAACCATGACCGGCGCCATCCGTGACATCGATACGTTGGTCGCCACCATTGCAACGTCCGTCAGTGAGCAAAGCGCTGCCACGAAGGAGATTGCCCAGAGCGTAGAGTTCGCCGCCCGCGGGACCTCGACGGTGACCCGCGACGTCGACCACATCTGCCAAGCGGCAGCGCAAACCGGTGAGGCGGCACACGAGCTCGAGTCAGCGGCCCTCGATCTCTCGCGTCAGTCGGAGTCGCTCCAGAACTCCGTCGACGAGTTCTTGCGGAGCTTCCGCGAGGGATGA
- a CDS encoding glycosyltransferase family 2 protein encodes MSASINKSIIVPCYNEAPNLANLIARFEALHERDADWELVLVDNGSTDDSAQVFERELSSKDRAFARVVTVPSPNVGYGHGIMTGLRAAKGEYLAWTHADGQTPPSDVFRAFDLLLAAKEPRRTLVKGRRKSRPLKDELFTLGMEVVATTVLGQHLADINGQPKAFHRQLLTLATAPPVDLSLDLYFLFVAKQARFDVRTFDVHFGEREHGESKWAFNWRSKMKNIRRSVTFMNALRSGRDYPRA; translated from the coding sequence ATGAGTGCCTCGATCAACAAATCGATCATCGTGCCTTGCTACAACGAGGCTCCGAACCTCGCCAATCTCATCGCCCGCTTCGAGGCGCTCCATGAGCGAGACGCCGACTGGGAGCTTGTGCTCGTCGACAACGGCAGCACGGACGACAGCGCACAAGTCTTCGAGCGCGAGCTCTCCTCCAAAGACCGCGCCTTTGCCCGCGTCGTGACCGTGCCGTCACCAAACGTCGGCTACGGTCACGGCATCATGACGGGGCTCCGCGCCGCCAAGGGTGAATACCTGGCGTGGACGCACGCAGACGGTCAGACGCCGCCGAGTGACGTGTTTCGAGCCTTCGACCTCCTGCTGGCAGCCAAGGAGCCTCGCCGAACGCTCGTCAAGGGGCGCCGCAAGAGTCGCCCCCTCAAGGACGAGCTGTTCACCCTCGGGATGGAGGTCGTGGCGACGACTGTCCTCGGGCAGCACCTCGCGGACATCAACGGTCAGCCCAAGGCGTTCCACCGGCAGCTGCTCACGCTGGCCACCGCGCCGCCGGTGGACTTGTCGCTCGACCTCTACTTCTTGTTCGTGGCCAAGCAAGCGCGCTTCGACGTTCGCACCTTCGACGTCCACTTTGGCGAGCGCGAGCACGGGGAGTCGAAGTGGGCCTTCAACTGGAGGTCGAAGATGAAGAACATCCGCCGCAGCGTGACCTTCATGAACGCGCTCCGCAGTGGACGCGACTACCCGCGCGCGTGA
- a CDS encoding PAS domain-containing protein — MRNAPTGVERRFGPDELIVSKTDIAGRITYANEVFMRVSGFTEDELIGAPHSLIRHPDMPRSVFHFLWQRIQSGKEIFAYVINLAKGGDHYWVFAHVTPSFDEHAKIIGFHSNRRVPREKPLAVMSDLYGALRREEARHSDKASAVAAGTKLLVKSLESLGKSYDELMFAL; from the coding sequence ATGAGAAACGCCCCCACCGGCGTCGAGCGCCGCTTCGGCCCCGACGAGCTCATTGTCAGCAAGACCGACATCGCGGGCCGCATCACCTACGCCAACGAAGTCTTCATGCGCGTCTCCGGCTTCACGGAAGACGAACTCATCGGCGCTCCCCACAGTCTGATTCGTCACCCCGACATGCCGCGATCGGTCTTCCACTTCTTGTGGCAGCGCATTCAAAGCGGAAAGGAGATCTTCGCCTATGTCATCAACCTGGCAAAAGGTGGCGATCACTACTGGGTCTTCGCCCATGTCACGCCGAGCTTCGACGAGCACGCCAAGATCATCGGCTTCCATTCCAACCGGCGCGTCCCTCGCGAAAAGCCGCTCGCCGTCATGAGCGACCTCTACGGCGCGCTCCGTCGAGAAGAGGCGCGCCACAGCGACAAGGCGTCGGCCGTCGCGGCCGGCACCAAGCTCCTCGTGAAGTCGCTCGAGTCGCTCGGCAAGAGCTACGACGAGCTGATGTTCGCCCTCTGA
- a CDS encoding acyl carrier protein produces the protein MTNKEKLRALLLDVFLLEASEFSFELTRSDVPTWDSLGLVSLGVGVEETFGYHMTPAEITAIGSVPELVTLLATKGIAFDD, from the coding sequence ATGACCAACAAGGAAAAGCTGCGCGCCCTCTTGCTCGACGTCTTCTTGCTCGAGGCCAGCGAGTTCTCCTTCGAGCTCACGCGGAGCGACGTTCCCACGTGGGACTCGCTCGGCCTCGTGTCGCTCGGGGTCGGCGTCGAAGAGACCTTCGGCTACCACATGACGCCCGCGGAAATCACGGCCATCGGTAGCGTCCCGGAGCTTGTGACCCTCCTCGCCACGAAGGGCATCGCGTTCGATGATTGA
- a CDS encoding serine/threonine protein kinase: MLSPQAEEALEKLTALIVMAPDLEVALRAHWHAGGRHHDERAAALSEEAEALADAVGPAFAQASRDDAKALAKVFDAGAAKVLVVWCAASTWRRDAVIAPLLRHLATVAEHKEHVKDIARSRVVEGPLGDALACGPLLGDGSELALGINEEARARLQILIWEAGASAREVPDLGPWLWGSAETFETMIRGPARGTLRGRVLAARCLEISVGGMPPTTDPELVGRTLQVLQPLLLHPEPLVWVHAARALGRLTGSLEQMEGTLLDWVLGESRLLRQRAMTAFASLPAARLTFLASQLQAIINAPDEEPFVLAAVAAATPYLFFERRDLWDKLAARILAGDGGAVAARGLARGLATLWRRGSHTADIEVPLRALRELGRSATPETLDEARRWTEVIAVTDPVDAAERDPLDVELGIENLVRLAAQYDDEAADARAAHFAVSLAATFEEARRITIKSRRMRQRAAAMNALEGCARAFALRLWAPLLTTRPSGEPIEEPELEETWQLIARAPAELLDLVKEQRHEGGHSEIDLLEVLAIRLGGYALDACGEDADLGPGRGPTAHDTCLWLRKLEGLADGSRELPGPLKGALSTLFWRLVDTTRGTSLGEVDDVQWLGPFAAWWALVIDRPAMLLQLATALPMMEQSALTQCCEQAEALRTALSAGAADGAWGAAAAKALESLHAGGTELAHALAAFSRALASFAAAAGPKPNLEAMCLELVLAADRLHGALANPVKGLHGASAEPVDDSLARRETENAPRVAALVARAVRGRDLSMLDVWLASLGPVTSALLEASVSAAIRRTPPPPPNMKKKEPKIIEGYELIKPLGEGGIGTVWLVRKPGADRLFVLKIPKADALENANDVERDGILASFVEEAKALAGLYHPHVANIIDRGVSGNVPFLVLEYLIGADLKQYAAARPMTLFELRQVVSEACAGLAALHQAGLVHRDIKPANIWLRLPLAGGERFVAEKHRDPAHTPPLSTVVIDFGMVRAIRVPASVGGRFVAGTAGYIAPEQVLDPVELDVRSDVYALAGTIYNVTTGRAFFDEIESPRDRIIAHMKREPFESAERLRTYPAAIAKLLRAATAMDPRDRPSPLEFGRAFAASL; encoded by the coding sequence ATGCTCTCCCCCCAAGCAGAAGAAGCGCTCGAGAAGCTAACCGCGCTCATCGTCATGGCGCCCGACCTCGAGGTGGCCCTCCGCGCGCACTGGCACGCCGGCGGGCGCCACCACGACGAGCGGGCCGCGGCCCTCTCGGAGGAGGCTGAAGCGCTCGCCGATGCCGTCGGGCCCGCCTTCGCCCAAGCCTCGCGCGACGACGCCAAGGCCTTGGCGAAGGTCTTCGACGCGGGAGCGGCGAAGGTCCTCGTGGTGTGGTGCGCCGCCAGCACGTGGCGCCGCGACGCGGTGATCGCGCCTTTGCTCCGCCACCTCGCCACGGTCGCGGAGCACAAAGAGCACGTGAAGGACATCGCGCGCTCACGCGTCGTCGAAGGTCCGCTCGGCGACGCGTTGGCCTGCGGGCCGCTCTTGGGCGACGGCTCCGAGCTGGCGCTAGGCATCAACGAGGAGGCGCGTGCGCGACTCCAGATCCTCATTTGGGAGGCCGGCGCGAGCGCTCGCGAGGTCCCCGACCTGGGCCCGTGGCTCTGGGGTTCGGCGGAGACCTTCGAGACCATGATCCGCGGTCCTGCGCGCGGCACGCTTCGCGGGCGCGTGCTCGCCGCACGTTGCCTCGAGATTAGCGTCGGCGGCATGCCGCCCACGACCGACCCGGAGCTTGTGGGTCGCACACTCCAGGTGCTCCAACCGCTGCTCTTGCACCCGGAGCCGCTCGTCTGGGTCCACGCGGCGCGCGCCTTGGGGCGCCTCACCGGCTCGCTCGAGCAGATGGAGGGGACGCTCCTCGATTGGGTCCTCGGAGAGTCACGGCTGTTGAGGCAGCGGGCCATGACGGCCTTCGCGTCGCTCCCGGCGGCGCGCCTCACGTTCCTCGCGAGCCAGCTCCAGGCCATCATCAACGCCCCCGACGAGGAGCCCTTCGTCCTCGCGGCGGTGGCCGCCGCGACGCCTTACCTCTTCTTCGAGCGACGTGATCTTTGGGACAAGCTCGCGGCGCGGATCCTCGCCGGCGACGGCGGCGCCGTCGCAGCGCGCGGCCTCGCGCGAGGCCTCGCGACTTTGTGGCGACGCGGGTCCCACACCGCGGACATCGAAGTCCCGCTGCGGGCCCTGCGAGAGCTCGGACGCAGCGCGACCCCTGAGACCCTCGATGAAGCGCGCCGCTGGACCGAGGTCATCGCGGTCACCGATCCCGTCGACGCCGCCGAGCGTGATCCGCTCGACGTCGAGCTTGGCATCGAGAACCTCGTGCGCCTCGCTGCGCAATACGACGACGAGGCCGCCGACGCGCGGGCCGCACACTTCGCCGTGTCGCTCGCGGCGACCTTCGAGGAGGCGCGGCGCATCACCATCAAGTCGCGCCGCATGCGCCAGCGCGCCGCGGCGATGAATGCTCTCGAAGGTTGTGCCCGCGCCTTCGCCCTGCGCCTGTGGGCGCCGCTCTTGACGACGCGTCCCTCCGGCGAGCCCATCGAAGAGCCGGAGCTCGAAGAGACGTGGCAGCTCATCGCGCGAGCGCCGGCCGAGCTCTTGGACCTCGTCAAAGAGCAGCGACACGAGGGTGGCCACAGCGAGATCGACCTCCTGGAGGTGCTCGCCATTCGCCTCGGCGGCTACGCCCTCGACGCTTGCGGGGAGGACGCCGACCTCGGCCCGGGCCGCGGACCAACGGCGCACGACACGTGCCTCTGGCTGCGCAAGCTCGAGGGCCTCGCCGACGGCTCGCGCGAGCTCCCGGGCCCGCTTAAGGGTGCACTGTCCACGCTTTTCTGGCGTCTCGTCGACACCACCCGGGGCACCTCGCTCGGCGAGGTCGACGACGTCCAGTGGCTCGGCCCCTTCGCCGCCTGGTGGGCGCTGGTCATCGACCGACCGGCCATGCTCCTCCAGCTCGCGACGGCGCTGCCGATGATGGAGCAAAGCGCGCTCACGCAGTGCTGCGAGCAGGCCGAGGCGCTCCGCACAGCGCTCTCGGCCGGCGCCGCCGACGGCGCTTGGGGCGCCGCCGCAGCGAAGGCCCTCGAGTCACTTCACGCCGGCGGCACCGAGCTGGCTCACGCGCTGGCGGCCTTCTCTCGGGCGCTCGCGTCATTCGCCGCGGCCGCCGGCCCCAAGCCCAACCTCGAGGCCATGTGCCTCGAGCTGGTGCTCGCCGCCGATCGCCTCCACGGCGCGCTGGCCAATCCCGTCAAGGGACTCCACGGCGCCTCCGCCGAGCCGGTGGACGATTCGCTGGCGCGACGGGAGACGGAGAACGCGCCGCGCGTCGCCGCCCTCGTGGCGCGGGCGGTCCGCGGGCGGGACCTCTCGATGCTCGACGTGTGGCTCGCCTCCTTGGGGCCCGTGACGTCGGCGCTCCTCGAAGCGTCGGTGAGCGCGGCCATTCGGCGCACGCCGCCGCCGCCCCCCAACATGAAGAAGAAGGAGCCCAAGATCATCGAGGGCTACGAGCTCATCAAGCCGCTCGGCGAGGGAGGCATCGGCACCGTGTGGCTCGTTCGCAAGCCCGGCGCCGACCGTCTCTTCGTCCTCAAGATCCCCAAGGCCGACGCCCTCGAGAACGCCAACGACGTGGAGCGCGACGGTATCCTCGCCTCGTTCGTAGAAGAAGCGAAGGCGCTGGCGGGCCTGTATCACCCGCACGTCGCCAACATCATCGACCGAGGCGTCTCGGGCAACGTGCCGTTCTTGGTGCTTGAGTACTTGATTGGTGCAGACCTCAAGCAATACGCCGCGGCCCGCCCCATGACGCTCTTTGAGCTGCGGCAAGTCGTCTCCGAAGCCTGCGCGGGCCTCGCGGCGCTGCACCAGGCCGGACTCGTGCATCGGGACATCAAGCCAGCCAACATCTGGCTGCGGCTCCCGCTCGCCGGCGGTGAGCGCTTCGTGGCGGAGAAGCACCGAGATCCTGCGCACACGCCGCCCCTCTCGACGGTCGTCATCGACTTCGGAATGGTGCGCGCCATCCGCGTACCGGCGTCGGTCGGTGGGCGCTTCGTCGCTGGCACCGCCGGGTACATCGCGCCGGAGCAGGTGCTCGATCCCGTCGAGCTCGATGTCCGGTCCGACGTCTACGCCCTCGCCGGTACCATCTACAACGTGACCACGGGCCGCGCCTTCTTCGACGAGATCGAGAGTCCGCGCGATCGCATCATCGCGCACATGAAGCGCGAGCCCTTCGAGAGCGCGGAGCGACTCCGCACCTACCCGGCGGCCATCGCGAAGCTCCTGCGGGCGGCGACGGCGATGGACCCGCGCGATCGCCCGTCGCCCCTCGAGTTCGGCCGCGCCTTCGCGGCGTCGTTGTAG
- a CDS encoding endonuclease/exonuclease/phosphatase family protein — MASFDVLTWNVLHHTHALNWGEEPVKAFPVERERNVAIAARVARWLRDGVSVVCLQEVSGDQLARLADALGDDATLFSHRHARVPRLRVEGASPLEDPGELLVTAVRGPSAGSGGCEGASFAEDPGKGFLAVELKGGLLVINTHVSYGPRRGEQLAALATLIRKKGGTSVLMGDFNAPSAIVCEALGEGIRLATLDGARPTRRAIGDHPGSVIDHILTLGGSAVSAELADGADLSDHEPVLGHLLLPDGCGL, encoded by the coding sequence ATGGCCTCTTTCGACGTGCTCACGTGGAATGTGCTCCACCACACTCACGCGCTCAACTGGGGTGAGGAGCCGGTCAAGGCGTTTCCCGTCGAGCGCGAGCGCAACGTCGCCATCGCCGCGCGCGTGGCTCGCTGGCTGCGCGATGGCGTCTCGGTCGTGTGCCTGCAGGAGGTTAGCGGCGATCAACTGGCCCGCCTCGCCGACGCCTTGGGCGACGACGCCACGCTCTTCTCGCATCGCCACGCTCGTGTGCCGCGCCTTCGCGTGGAGGGGGCGTCGCCGCTCGAAGACCCCGGGGAGCTCCTCGTCACCGCGGTTCGAGGGCCGTCGGCTGGCTCTGGTGGATGCGAAGGCGCGAGCTTCGCCGAAGATCCGGGCAAGGGGTTCCTTGCGGTTGAGCTCAAGGGCGGCTTGCTCGTGATCAACACCCACGTCTCTTATGGGCCGCGCCGTGGCGAGCAGCTCGCCGCACTCGCGACCCTCATTCGCAAGAAGGGCGGCACGTCCGTGCTCATGGGCGACTTCAACGCGCCGTCGGCGATCGTTTGCGAGGCCCTCGGCGAAGGCATCCGGCTCGCGACGCTCGACGGAGCGCGTCCCACTCGCCGGGCCATCGGGGATCACCCCGGCTCGGTCATCGATCACATCCTCACCCTTGGCGGAAGCGCGGTCAGCGCCGAGTTGGCCGACGGCGCCGATCTCTCCGATCACGAACCGGTCTTGGGCCACCTCCTTCTGCCGGACGGCTGCGGGCTCTGA
- a CDS encoding acyl--CoA ligase, producing MSREELVRALDRAWTGRATFAVGQDALTETTGLPAYGTEHFLLNTSGSTGQPRQVVLAKTRAEALARTLTAAQGGDAVEAVVLALPLHHAFALVNQWLWARVERRPLFVTEGLGEPDSLRRALAEAPQSMLCLVGGQVPMLRRLFATDSFPRVARLHFAGGPFPAASLAELRRFFPRALLTNNYGCTEAGPRLTVQSVEDAGDVDNVGRPLPGVELRADDAGALRFRSPYRCVALVDDGALRAVPDDEWLPTGDVGEMETDGTLRLTGRSHEVWKRHGEKVSLAEITAAVARVFPGQAACLREIDAAGEPGYVLVVAPAPEPSELSAILALFRERPRATWPLRIEATASIPLLDHGKVDGAALLACGRREVFRQRI from the coding sequence GTGAGTCGCGAGGAGCTTGTCAGAGCGCTCGATCGAGCCTGGACCGGCCGCGCAACCTTCGCCGTTGGGCAAGACGCTCTCACGGAGACCACGGGCCTACCGGCCTACGGGACGGAGCACTTCCTGCTCAACACGTCGGGCTCGACGGGGCAGCCGCGCCAGGTCGTTCTCGCGAAGACCCGCGCCGAGGCGCTCGCTCGAACGCTGACGGCCGCGCAGGGCGGCGACGCGGTGGAGGCGGTCGTGCTCGCGCTGCCGCTTCACCACGCTTTCGCGCTTGTTAACCAGTGGCTTTGGGCCCGCGTCGAGCGAAGACCGCTCTTTGTCACAGAGGGACTTGGGGAGCCCGATTCGCTCAGGCGCGCGCTGGCCGAGGCGCCCCAATCGATGCTCTGCCTCGTGGGGGGCCAGGTTCCCATGCTCCGACGACTGTTCGCGACGGACTCGTTCCCGCGGGTGGCGAGGCTCCATTTCGCCGGAGGTCCCTTCCCGGCAGCCTCGCTCGCCGAGCTGCGCCGCTTCTTTCCGCGAGCGCTCCTCACCAACAACTACGGCTGCACGGAGGCCGGTCCGCGCCTCACGGTGCAAAGCGTCGAAGACGCAGGCGACGTGGACAACGTGGGTCGACCCCTTCCAGGCGTCGAGCTTCGCGCCGACGACGCGGGCGCGCTTCGCTTTCGGAGCCCCTACCGGTGCGTCGCGCTCGTCGACGACGGCGCGCTCCGCGCCGTTCCCGATGACGAGTGGCTGCCGACCGGCGACGTGGGGGAGATGGAAACGGACGGCACGCTGCGCCTCACGGGAAGGAGCCACGAGGTGTGGAAGCGCCACGGCGAGAAGGTCTCCCTCGCCGAAATCACGGCCGCCGTCGCACGCGTTTTTCCGGGCCAGGCGGCGTGCCTTCGCGAGATCGACGCCGCCGGCGAGCCGGGCTACGTCCTCGTCGTGGCGCCCGCACCGGAACCGTCGGAGCTTTCTGCCATCCTCGCGCTGTTCCGTGAACGCCCCCGCGCCACGTGGCCTCTTCGCATTGAAGCGACAGCGTCGATTCCGCTCTTGGACCATGGCAAAGTCGACGGAGCGGCGCTCCTCGCGTGCGGCCGACGAGAAGTCTTTCGGCAGAGGATCTGA
- a CDS encoding glycosyltransferase has translation MTQRPRVSVVIPVWNGKESLPELRARLAKALDASTAAYELLFVDDGSVDGSFALIETLARDHGTVRGISLLRNYGQHAALLAGVRHARYEIVVTMDDDLQHRPEDVPALIQALDDDDVDLVYGVSKNDEHGLFRNVASRITKASMASAVGQDMARAATAFRAFRRELRAAFEGASDPFVSLDVLLSWATTRIAVRETAMAPRKHGRSGYTFRALVRHALNMLTGYSLVPLRLVTTMGFGLALFGVIVLAFVLIRYFVSGSTIPGFPFLASIVALFAGAQLFALGVLGEYLGRMHFRSMQRPAYAIRKVVGDRREGEAPDAADR, from the coding sequence ATGACGCAACGGCCGCGCGTGTCCGTCGTGATCCCGGTGTGGAACGGCAAGGAGTCTCTGCCCGAGCTCCGAGCGAGGCTCGCGAAGGCGCTCGACGCGAGCACCGCAGCCTACGAGCTTCTCTTCGTCGACGACGGCAGCGTCGACGGGAGCTTCGCCCTCATCGAGACCCTCGCGCGGGACCACGGCACGGTGCGCGGCATCTCGCTCTTGCGCAACTACGGACAACACGCGGCGCTCCTCGCCGGTGTGCGGCACGCTCGCTACGAGATCGTCGTAACGATGGACGACGACCTCCAGCATCGGCCAGAAGACGTCCCCGCGCTCATCCAAGCCCTCGACGACGACGACGTCGATCTCGTCTACGGCGTCTCCAAGAACGACGAGCACGGCCTCTTTCGCAACGTCGCGTCGCGCATCACCAAGGCGTCGATGGCGTCGGCCGTCGGCCAAGACATGGCGCGCGCAGCGACCGCCTTCCGCGCCTTTCGGCGCGAGCTCCGCGCCGCCTTCGAGGGCGCGAGCGACCCCTTCGTGTCGCTCGACGTGCTCCTGTCGTGGGCCACAACGCGCATCGCCGTTCGAGAGACGGCGATGGCTCCGCGCAAACACGGGCGGAGCGGCTACACCTTCCGCGCTTTGGTGCGGCACGCCCTCAACATGTTGACCGGCTACAGCCTCGTTCCGCTGCGCCTCGTCACGACGATGGGCTTCGGCCTCGCGCTCTTTGGCGTGATCGTCTTGGCCTTCGTGCTCATCCGGTACTTCGTCTCCGGCAGCACCATTCCCGGGTTTCCCTTCCTGGCGTCCATCGTGGCGCTCTTCGCCGGCGCTCAGCTCTTCGCGTTGGGCGTGCTCGGCGAATACCTCGGGCGGATGCACTTTCGCAGCATGCAGCGGCCGGCCTACGCGATTCGAAAGGTGGTCGGCGACAGGCGCGAAGGAGAGGCGCCAGACGCTGCCGACCGATAG